The Entelurus aequoreus isolate RoL-2023_Sb linkage group LG11, RoL_Eaeq_v1.1, whole genome shotgun sequence genome includes the window CCGTGCACCACCCCACCGCCGCTTCCTCGAAGAGCCTTTGCCATCCCCGGCAGTTTCAGCCCTCAGCTTCCCCCACGCCGGCTATCCAGTACCCCCTTCTCCACTCTGTCCAGATCATTCGACTCCAGAGATGAGAATGAAAACGACGACTCCAGGAAAGAGAACCGACGGACTTCAATTGACGTTGAGGCTCACAACAGGAACAACGCAAACAACGGGAAGCCCCCTAGTCCCAGGACACCGGGACTCCAGACCTTGGTGGCGCCGCACAGCGCCCCCGTGCTTCGAAGGAGCACAGGCAAACGTATGCTGAGGCCCGACTCGCTCCTCATTTACCGCCAGAAGAAAGAGTGCAAGAGCCCTAATGGTTCCAGTGTTGGGGAGAACACTAGCATGGAACTGAAGGGTTACAGTTTCGTCCGTCGCCTCTTCCAGGGCTCTATGAGGGAAAAGAGCAATGGGGGAGACGGAAATATTCACAAGATGGTCATTGGTGAGGAGAAAACACCCTCACGAGATGGTGACTCTCGCATGTCATGGACTAACGATAAGATAACAGATGGTGGACCAGAGAGCAGGAGGTCCAGTAAGACAGACCAAGAACATAGTCCAGAACCTATGCCCAGTCCAGAGTTAAGCTTTACTAATGATGAGACCAGTGATAGATTTACCAAAAGTACCACTGATGCAGACAACAATCACTCAAGTCAACACAACGATGAAAATGACCCATGGAGACGGGCGTCGCCACCGCCAGCACGCAGGACTAAGCTGCATGGCTCCAAATCAGAACTCCGCTGCTCCGTGGCCTCATCGGATCAGGAACATTTCTTCGACTTTTGCGGCCTTGATTTGGACATGATAGACCGCCTGGGCAGGCAGAATTTCCTCTCCGGTGCCAGCTCCATAGACACCCTCTCGCTGGCACTCCGCAGCGTCACCGGTGACGAAGGCGGCGGCTCAGAAGCCAGCGAGTTCTCCCGACACTCTGGTGACGGGTTGTTCGAGGACGAGCTGGCCGAGCAGCCCCCCACTGGCGTTTCCATCATCGAGAGGAATGCTCGGGTGATCAAGTGGCTCTATGGATGTAAGAACGCTGCTCGAGAAGGACCCAAAGAGTCGACGGTTTGATTCAGCGGGAAGAGAAGAGTATTGCAGAGTCTGGGAATTGAGATTTCTTTGGTTGTtccttatggaaaaaaaatgttgttcaaaGTCTTCTTGCAGTTAACAATTGTCAAACTATTTATGCATACAATGTACAGAATTGACAGTGGCGTCCTCTCTATGAGCAGAACTGGTTTCTAGGGGCACATAACTATATAAGTGTATGCTAGTCATGACACCACAGACACAGGTCGATTAAAAGTGGACGAACCACTAAGCTATTTTTATCTAAACTGGAAAACTGTGTGAAGTGAACCGTGTGTACCTCAATCGAAAATGCCCCAGTTGAGTTTGTGTGttgccattttttatatatatatatatttttaactccTTAAACGCAGGCGTTGGAATAAACAAGTGGGGCACCCCAGTGGGGTTGTTGATGCACtggagtggacacagagagaagaGATGTACGGTAGCTTTGATAGTTTGCTTTTGTGTACACTATCCAATATTTGTTTGCGTAAAGTCATGGACCACAAACGCTGCGTTCCGTCTTCACAGTTGTACTTGCTGTAAACGATTAACAACATTTGAGTCAAACTTGTAAAAGATGCAGGGgcttacagtatattatacactaAAGACCAACAATAGCTACATGTAAAAGATGCATGACGGCAGCAGCTGTTCCCTGTTCAGATGCACGTGGCGGTAAAACCAAAAGCTTCACATCTTTTTCCACCACAGATCCTACCTCACTTCAATCCATCCATCACTGACTCATCACTATCTCCACCAAAGGTCACTTCTGTAGAATAGCGCTGACATCCAAACTGGGGGTCTTCCCAGCTATGCAGGGGTTAGACTGAGAGTCTCACATGTGACCATCACTGAACCCGGGTtcagaaaatagaaaatacaaTGACTCGCAGTAGTGTGTTGATCATCTCCAAATGTTAGCTTTGTTTTATGTCCCCCTTGGAAAGCACATGTGCATTGTTTACTCTGttagtttttggggtttttttaaacaCGTGAATATGAGACTTGTAATTCCAAAGAGATTTGTTTATGATGTACACagcaaataaatgaaaacatggcAGATTATGAGTGTTGAGTCTCCATTTTGATATAAAAGCACACAAACAAGAGAAGAAGTTGCAAGACCTGGGGAACCCCTGGAATGGCAAGATCTTTGTACACCGAATGTTTTTTGGACTACTTAATGGTTTACCATGTCAAAGTTAGTTATACTCATTGACTGACTTGCAATACAGCACTAATGTGatcaataatacaaaatattgaaAACAAATCAAATAGTGTTATTTTATGTTGGGTTGAGGTCAAAATTTTTCGGAAGACATGCTGGCATGTAATATAGATATCCTCACAGTAGACAATGACTTATGGACAGTTAGCTGCTTGGtaagcagtgatgggcagtaacaagctacatgtagctaagctacgtagcttaactacattttccagtagctttgcAGTATTTTTCTAACGAGTAGCTTTTCTTTtagtttagctacttttagacccatgtagctaggtagcttacatcaaagctacaaagagagaaaatggactgcgaatccaggccaaaaaattatatggagaaaatacaagaCCTGGATGaacgagaacatccatacatacggagaccatccatgatgattggttggtgttcgtatgatgagtcacaattggctaaggttagggctaaacattacggactggccaatcagaggcaacataaggaattgattaacgtggacccgacttaaacaagttgaaaaacttattggggtgttaccatttagtggtcaattgtacggaatatgtactgtactgtgcaatctactaataaaagtttcaatcaattgatCAAAGTCATtgaaaccaggaagcaaaatcataacagcatGCATTCATGTCagatgacgacgagggagtcggagatagagggacgcttcaagctgaccactcaaaagaAACATGCTTTataatggcagagggattctctcccgcagattcaatcaatcaatcaatcaatgtttatttatatagccctaaatcacaagtgtctcaaagggctgattaGATGTTTCCTTTAGTAAAGAAGATGATGTCCAGGAAATCCACAATGATGCTTGTCcttagccatatttagacaaatgtatgactttagagaaaacaatgcccaaaaatgtagtttttagttgttgtttgtttttgtcaagatatagatagatgcagtttttactgtaggtagagaaaataaataacattataggggtgggccaaaaaaAACCGAAATAAATACATATAGTTGGGTGCGGGGACCCCTataggtagttgtagggtgtccccagctaaatggcaGACAGTTATTAGTAATGTACTCTTATTGGGTCCTTTCGTACACTCCCAGTAAcatttgtatactgtatataaattccgttaaatgtagctttgatttagcaagctacttttgtcgtgtagcttgtagtgtagcttgctacaattctccggcgATAGCTTCCCCTGAAGCTTAGCTATATTTAATggtgagtaacttgtagcttagcacagtgtttttcaaccactgtgccgcggcacactaccgtgagatacagtctggtgtgccgtgggagattatgtaatttcacctatttggggtaaaaatattatttgcaaaccagtaattatagtctgcaaatgatgtgttgttgttgagtgtcggtgctgtctagagctcggcagagtaaccgtgtaatactcttccatatcagtaggtggcagcaggtagcaaatggctttgtagatgtcgggaacatggtttgtcgtgaccacaatatgcgggaggcagcgt containing:
- the fam110d gene encoding protein FAM110C — protein: MKPLTPIGSPSPLRLLNKGPDYLRRQIDGGSHGRSGSAVERLEADKAKYVKSQQVINTKQEPVLVPCTTPPPLPRRAFAIPGSFSPQLPPRRLSSTPFSTLSRSFDSRDENENDDSRKENRRTSIDVEAHNRNNANNGKPPSPRTPGLQTLVAPHSAPVLRRSTGKRMLRPDSLLIYRQKKECKSPNGSSVGENTSMELKGYSFVRRLFQGSMREKSNGGDGNIHKMVIGEEKTPSRDGDSRMSWTNDKITDGGPESRRSSKTDQEHSPEPMPSPELSFTNDETSDRFTKSTTDADNNHSSQHNDENDPWRRASPPPARRTKLHGSKSELRCSVASSDQEHFFDFCGLDLDMIDRLGRQNFLSGASSIDTLSLALRSVTGDEGGGSEASEFSRHSGDGLFEDELAEQPPTGVSIIERNARVIKWLYGCKNAAREGPKESTV